The Vibrio coralliilyticus genome segment GATAAAGACACAACGCTAAAACTACCATTCGAAGAACGCAAAGGATGACTGCTGTGATTTTGAGCAAACTTTAGGGCGTAGATTGGGGGAATGATGTCAGCTTGAGGGAATCGGTTTAGCCTTGATGAAAAAACAATCAAGGAATGAACGTGAAGCCAACACATATATCTCTTGCTGTGCTGACTGCCTTAATCAGTTCAGCAACTATAGCCGCGCCGACTCTCACCATTTCAACCACCACCACAAGTCGGGATTTCCCTTTAAGCGCATCGGATCCATTGATCCTGCCACTCAAAAAAGAAACTTATCAAGTTAATATATCTGGGATTGATGGTACATGCCCATCAGTAGCAGAACAGAAAGTTAAGTTTCGTAAGCCACTGAGCCTCAATTGCAGCAGCGACACTGAATTATCGGTCAAAATTCGCTTCAGTGGTGATTACTCATTTGCCTACGATGATACTCAACACACAATAACAATCGCTCGGGAAGCCAAGAAAGTCGCAGCCAAGAAGTTTACCCGCCCTATCCCTGATGTCGTTTGCGAGCAATACAAAGGGGGAGAAGTGACACTTTCTTTAGGTGACACCTTCAATGATGGTACTCAGCTCAGAGAGGCATTGTCAAATCAACTCGTTACCGTGCAAAACAACCAAGTAAGATTAACCCCCTCCCCGAACAGTGGTGGACTTGTTCTACTTGAACAGGCCGACGCCAGCGCCTCCTCTGCGCAATTCGACTATCGAAACGCCAATATCTATTTCGCCATGGTGGATCGATTCAACAACGGAGATACATCCAATGACCACAGCTATGGCCGAAAGAAAGATGGCAAACAAGAGATAGGCACCTTTCATGGAGGGGATCTTAAAGGACTAACCGAAAAGCTCGATTATATTCAAAGCCTTGGCACTGACGTGATCTGGCTTTCTCCTATCGTAGAGCAAGTCCACGGCTTTGTCGGTGGTGGAGAGAAAGGCAGTTTTCCATTCTATAGCTACCACGGTTACTGGACTCGTGATTTCACTAAAATTGACCAAAACTTTGGTAATGAAGAAGATCTAAAGCAGCTGGTCACAGAAGCGCACAAACGCGGTATGCGTATCTTCCTTGACGCCGTGGTCAATCATTCAGGTTACTCAACACTGGCAGACTTACAGTTCGACAATATAAACGTTGTTAACACCGAAAATATGCCCGATAAATGGCAAGACTGGGAACCCAAATCAGGGCAGAACTGGCATAGCTTTAATGATTCCGTTGATTATACGAGTTCTAACTGGCATCAGTGGTGGGGTAAAGACTGGGTTCGTGCAGGTCTGCCAGGCTACAGCAAACCCGGCTCAAGCGACATCACAATGACACTGGCCGGCTTACCTGATTTTTTGACCGAGTCTGAGCAGCACGTAACGCCACCAGAATGGTTACTCAACAATCCAGGAACCCGCGTTCAAATACGCGAAAGCTACACTGTATCCGACTATCTCATCGAGTGGCAAACCGACTGGGTCAAACGATTTGGTATTGATGGTTTTCGAGTTGATACCGTTAAACACGTTGAAGGAGAGGTGTGGAAACGGTTGAAAAGCGAGGCAACAAAGAGCCTTGAGCAATGGCGTGCCAATAATAATCAGATCGGACAACCTTTCTGGATGATGGGTGAAGTCTGGGGTCATTCTGCTTACCGCTCTCCTTATGCTGACCAAGGTTTCGATGCGCTAATCAACTTTGATATGCAGAAGAAGCTCGACAAAGGTGCCGCTTGTCTGAGCCAAATGCAGGAGACCTATCAAAACTACGCCGATTCAATGCAAGAAACGCCAGATTTTACCCCTGTCAGCTACATGTCTTCACACGACACAGAACTGTTTTTCAGTCGTTTCAACTCGTTTGAGATGCAGCGTAACGCCGCCAACGCTTTATTACTTAGCCCCGGCGCTGTTCAGGTTTACTACGGTGATGAAGTGGGAAGAGATTTAGGCCCCTATGCTGATGACTTCCATCAGGGCACTCGCTCAGACATGCTGTGGGAGCTAAGCAAAGAGCGCCAACAACTTCTCAAGCACTGGCAAACGTTAGGCCAGTTCCGTCAATCCCACCCAGCAATAGGAGCTGGTGTACACAAAGAAATTGGCAACAATTCAGCCTATGTTTTCTCTCGGAGTTTGGAAGGCGACACGGTTGTTGTAGGTTTCGTTGGTAAATAAATACACAAGGGCTCTCTGCCGAGAGCCCTTGTTCAAATTAGTCAGATTAAGGTTCGTAGTTTGGATTCATTAATGAATACCGGTATTGCTGATCTTTCTGTCCTTCCGCTGCAATATAAAG includes the following:
- a CDS encoding alpha-amylase gives rise to the protein MNVKPTHISLAVLTALISSATIAAPTLTISTTTTSRDFPLSASDPLILPLKKETYQVNISGIDGTCPSVAEQKVKFRKPLSLNCSSDTELSVKIRFSGDYSFAYDDTQHTITIAREAKKVAAKKFTRPIPDVVCEQYKGGEVTLSLGDTFNDGTQLREALSNQLVTVQNNQVRLTPSPNSGGLVLLEQADASASSAQFDYRNANIYFAMVDRFNNGDTSNDHSYGRKKDGKQEIGTFHGGDLKGLTEKLDYIQSLGTDVIWLSPIVEQVHGFVGGGEKGSFPFYSYHGYWTRDFTKIDQNFGNEEDLKQLVTEAHKRGMRIFLDAVVNHSGYSTLADLQFDNINVVNTENMPDKWQDWEPKSGQNWHSFNDSVDYTSSNWHQWWGKDWVRAGLPGYSKPGSSDITMTLAGLPDFLTESEQHVTPPEWLLNNPGTRVQIRESYTVSDYLIEWQTDWVKRFGIDGFRVDTVKHVEGEVWKRLKSEATKSLEQWRANNNQIGQPFWMMGEVWGHSAYRSPYADQGFDALINFDMQKKLDKGAACLSQMQETYQNYADSMQETPDFTPVSYMSSHDTELFFSRFNSFEMQRNAANALLLSPGAVQVYYGDEVGRDLGPYADDFHQGTRSDMLWELSKERQQLLKHWQTLGQFRQSHPAIGAGVHKEIGNNSAYVFSRSLEGDTVVVGFVGK